In Eucalyptus grandis isolate ANBG69807.140 chromosome 4, ASM1654582v1, whole genome shotgun sequence, the following proteins share a genomic window:
- the LOC104420583 gene encoding mechanosensitive ion channel protein 8, which produces MDDPPSKLIEQFLTKQSAYGGEVSLDMDLEMDELRQEARNNNYGSKNAPLVYESPPNQTRSRDLKVSFDQSSGALADPQPETPRMGQHKDNSSAGSEGDEEEDRHEVLKCSSNASFQRRQSLLRTKTRSRLMDPPEEPERRSGRIPKSGQIPKSGQLRSGLLSLLGDDEDDDHLSEEDLPEEYKRANFNAITLLQWVSLILIIAVLVVTLAVPALKKKSLWKLSLWKWELMILVLICGRLVSGWGIKIIVFFIERNFFLRKRVLYFVYGVRKAVQNCLWLGLVLIAWNSLFDKKVARETSGQSLRHVTKVLVCLLVGTLLWLVKTLIIKVLASSFHVSTYFDRIQESLFNQYVIETLSGLPLVEMQRGEDEEEKIADELRTLQNAGANVPSELRAAAFSTLKSGRVIGNGGLQRSSQLHMKSTKFSRVLSRKADEGISIDHLHKLNNKNVSAWNMKRLMKIVRQGVLSTLDEQVVDTAYEDESTNLIRSEHEAKAAARKIFQNVAKPGAKYITLEDLLRFMKEDEAWKVLDQFEAAAEKKRIGKSSLKNWLVNVFRERRALALTLNDTKTAVNKLHHVANVIVGIIIVVFWLLILGIATSKFLLFLSSQLVLVAFIFGNTCKTVFEAIIFLFVMHPFDVGDRCEVEGTQLVVEEMNILTTVFLRYDNQKIMYPNSTLSTKSIGNYYRSPDMGDAVEFCIHISTPAEKIALMKQKITSYIDGKKEHWCSSPTIIMKDLEELNRVRMAVWICHKINHQNMGEKWTRRSLLVEEMVKIFRELDLQYRLLPLDINVRAMPFVSSTRLPPAWTANGS; this is translated from the exons ATGGACGATCCGCCGTCGAAGCTGATCGAGCAGTTCTTGACGAAGCAGAGCGCTTATGGCGGTGAGGTCTCCCTGGACATGGACTTGGAGATGGACGAGCTGCGCCAGGAAGCCCGAAACAATAATTACGGCAGCAAGAACGCGCCTCTGGTTTACGAATCGCCCCCCAACCAGACCCGGTCCAGAGACCTCAAGGTCTCCTTCGACCAGAGCTCGGGGGCCCTGGCCGATCCCCAGCCCGAGACCCCCAGGATGGGCCAGCACAAGGATAATAGCTCGGCAGGCAGCGAGGGTGACGAGGAGGAGGATCGCCATGAGGTCTTGAAATGCTCGTCGAACGCGTCGTTCCAGCGGAGGCAGAGCCTGCTGCGGACGAAGACCCGGTCCCGCCTGATGGACCCTCCTGAGGAGCCTGAGCGAAGGTCCGGCCGGATACCCAAGTCGGGCCAGATACCCAAGTCGGGTCAGCTCCGATCCGGGCTTCTGAGCTTGCTCGGGGATGATGAGGACGATGACCATCTGTCGGAGGAGGACTTACCGGAGGAGTACAAGAGAGCCAATTTCAATGCAATCACTCTGCTTCAATGGGTGAGTCTGATCCTGATCATTGCTGTTTTAGTTGTCACTCTCGCGGTCCCGGCATTGAAGAAAAAGAGCCTGTGGAAGCTCAGCCTATGGAAGTGGGAGCTCATGATCCTGGTCTTAATTTGTGGCAGACTAGTCTCAGGTTGGGGAATCAAGATTATTGTGTTCTTCATTGAGAGGAACTTTTTCTTGCGAAAGAGGGTTCTGTATTTTGTGTATGGCGTTCGGAAAGCGGTCCAGAATTGCTTGTGGTTGGGGCTAGTCCTTATAGCTTGGAACTCGCTGTTTGACAAGAAGGTCGCCAGAGAGACGAGCGGCCAGAGCCTGCGGCACGTGACCAAGGTCCTGGTGTGCCTCTTGGTGGGGACTCTGCTGTGGCTTGTCAAGACCCTGATAATCAAGGTGCTCGCCTCATCGTTCCACGTGAGCACTTACTTTGATAGGATCCAAGAGTCGCTGTTCAATCAGTATGTGATTGAGACGCTTTCCGGCCTGCCCCTGGTCGAGATGCAGAGGggggaggatgaggaggagaagATTGCAGACGAGCTCCGGACTCTACAAAATGCAGGGGCTAATGTGCCCTCTGAGCTCCGGGCAGCCGCATTCTCTACGTTGAAGAGTGGGAGAGTGATTGGGAATGGTGGGCTCCAGAGGAGCTCGCAGCTCCACATGAAGAGCACGAAGTTCTCTCGGGTTCTGTCGAGGAAGGCCGACGAGGGGATCTCAATAGATCACTTGCACAAACTCAATAATAAGAATGTCTCGGCCTGGAACATGAAGAGGCTGATGAAAATCGTCCGGCAAGGGGTCCTCTCTACTTTGGATGAGCAGGTGGTTGATACTGCCTATGAGGATGAATCAACCAACTTGATAAGGAGCGAGCACGAGGCTAAAGCTGCTGCAAGGAAGATCTTCCAGAATGTCGCGAAACCCGGTGCCAA aTATATAACCTTGGAAGATCTTCTGCGcttcatgaaagaagatgaagccTGGAAGGTGCTTGATCAGTTTGAAGCAGCTGCCGAGAAAAAGAGGATCGGCAAATCGAGCCTCAAGAACTGGCTG GTCAATGTTTTCAGAGAGAGGAGAGCCCTTGCCCTGACCCTGAACGACACGAAGACAGCCGTCAATAAACTGCATCATGTGGCCAATGTGATCGTTGGCATCATCATCGTTGTATTCTGGCTTCTCATACTTGGGATCGCCACGAGCAAGTTCTTGCTCTTCCTCAGTTCTCAACTTGTCCTTGTGGCATTTATATTCGGGAATACCTGTAAGACTGTATTCGAGGCCATCATCTTCTTATTCGTCATGCACCCATTTGATGTTGGCGACAGGTGCGAGGTTGAGGGGACTCAG CTGGTCGTGGAGGAGATGAACATCTTAACAACTGTCTTCTTGAGATATGATAATCAGAAAATCATGTATCCGAACAGCACTCTTTCCACAAAGTCCATTGGCAACTACTATCGGAGCCCAGACATGGGTGACGCGGTCGAGTTCTGCATCCATATATCGACTCCAGCCGAAAAAATTGCACTTATGAAACAAAAGATAACCAG CTACATCGATGGCAAGAAAGAGCACTGGTGTTCATCTCCAACGATCATAATGAAGGACTTGGAGGAGCTGAACCGAGTGAGGATGGCGGTTTGGATCTGCCACAAGATAAACCACCAGAACATGGGAGAGAAGTGGACAAGAAGGTCCCTCCTGGTGGAGGAGATGGTCAAGATTTTCCGAGAGCTCGATCTCCAGTACCGCCTGCTGCCCCTCGACATCAATGTCCGCGCGATGCCATTCGTGAGCTCTACCCGTCTCCCCCCAGCTTGGACAGCAAATGGGAGCTAA